One region of Etheostoma cragini isolate CJK2018 chromosome 16, CSU_Ecrag_1.0, whole genome shotgun sequence genomic DNA includes:
- the pax8 gene encoding paired box protein Pax-8 isoform X4 has protein sequence MSNNAGRGHGGLNQLGGMFVNGRPLPEVIRQRIVDMAHQGVRPCDISRQLRVSHGCVSKILGRYYETGSIKPGVIGGSKPKVATPKVVDKIADYKRQNPTMFAWEIRDRLLAEGVCDSDTVPSVSSINRIIRTKVQQPFNLPLDGKGLSPGQTLIPSSAVTPPESPHSDSLGSTYSISGLLGIPQPSAEGKRSHDDSDQESCRHSVDSQGSGGVPRKQMRVDHFSPAPHLDCGFDRHHYPPDSFGSASSSKTEQTLYPLSLINGSLDEAKTSLSTSSSAIGRNLTAHQSYAMVTGRDMVSSTLPGYPPHIPSPAQSGYSTSAITGMVAAGTDYSGQTYSHSPYTSYSEAWRFTNSSILGSPYYYSTASRTAPPSAAAYDHL, from the exons GTCATGGGGGTCTTAACCAACTAGGTGGAATGTTTGTTAATGGACGTCCACTTCCGGAGGTAATCCGGCAACGCATTGTAGACATGGCCCACCAAGGGGTTCGGCCTTGTGACATCTCCCGGCAGCTCCGAGTCAGCCACGGCTGCGTCAGCAAGATCCTGGGACG TTACTACGAGACAGGCAGCATCAAGCCTGGCGTGATCGGGGGTTCCAAGCCCAAGGTGGCCACCCCAAAGGTTGTGGATAAAATCGCAGATTACAAGAGGCAGAATCCCACCATGTTCGCCTGGGAAATCAGGGACAGGCTGCTGGCGGAGGGAGTGTGTGACAGCGACACGGTGCCCAGCGTGAGCTCCATTAACAG aATAATTCGAACAAAGGTCCAGCAGCCATTCAATCTGCCTCTGGATGGAAAAGGCCTGAGTCCAGGGCAAACCTTAA tCCCGAGTTCAGCAGTCACCCCTCCCGAGTCTCCACATTCAGACTCTTTGGGCTCCACCTACTCCATCAGTGGCTTGTTGGGAATCCCCCAACCCAGTGCCGAGGGCAAGAGGAGCCACGATGATA gtGATCAGGAGAGTTGTCGACACAGCGTGGACTCTCAGGGGAGCGGAGGCGTCCCGAGGAAACAGATGAGAGTGGATCACTTCTCACCCGCTCCACATCTGGACTGTGGGTTTGATCGTCACCACTATCCCCCAGACTCCTTTGGCTCTGCCTCCAGCAGTAAGACAGAGCAG ACTTTGTACCCACTGTCCCTCATTAATGGCAGCCTAGATGAAGCCAAGACCAGCCTCTCAACATCCAGCTCCGCCATTGGACGGAATCTGACTGCGCACCAGAGCTACGCCATGGTGACTG gGCGTGACATGGTGAGCTCCACCCTGCCTGGCTACCCACCTCACATCCCCTCCCCTGCCCAGTCGGGATACTCCACCTCTGCCATCACCGGCATGGTAGCAG CAGGCACAGATTATTCGGGTCAGACCTACAGCCATTCGCCCTACACCTCCTACAGTGAAGCCTGGAGGTTCACCAACTCGAGCATACTGG GTTCACCCTATTACTACAGCACGGCCTCCCGCACCGCCCCACCGTCTGCAGCCGCCTACGACCACCTTTAG
- the pax8 gene encoding paired box protein Pax-8 isoform X1, protein MSNNAGRGHGGLNQLGGMFVNGRPLPEVIRQRIVDMAHQGVRPCDISRQLRVSHGCVSKILGRYYETGSIKPGVIGGSKPKVATPKVVDKIADYKRQNPTMFAWEIRDRLLAEGVCDSDTVPSVSSINRIIRTKVQQPFNLPLDGKGLSPGQTLIPSSAVTPPESPHSDSLGSTYSISGLLGIPQPSAEGKRSHDDSDQESCRHSVDSQGSGGVPRKQMRVDHFSPAPHLDCGFDRHHYPPDSFGSASSSKTEQTLYPLSLINGSLDEAKTSLSTSSSAIGRNLTAHQSYAMVTEPLQSLPLCLKQEMSPEVTSTSPSPNMAVSNLAFVELQALQKPVSVSGSCNNSNHFPNAFNSFSHHAPVYGQFSSQSIISGRDMVSSTLPGYPPHIPSPAQSGYSTSAITGMVAAGTDYSGQTYSHSPYTSYSEAWRFTNSSILGSPYYYSTASRTAPPSAAAYDHL, encoded by the exons GTCATGGGGGTCTTAACCAACTAGGTGGAATGTTTGTTAATGGACGTCCACTTCCGGAGGTAATCCGGCAACGCATTGTAGACATGGCCCACCAAGGGGTTCGGCCTTGTGACATCTCCCGGCAGCTCCGAGTCAGCCACGGCTGCGTCAGCAAGATCCTGGGACG TTACTACGAGACAGGCAGCATCAAGCCTGGCGTGATCGGGGGTTCCAAGCCCAAGGTGGCCACCCCAAAGGTTGTGGATAAAATCGCAGATTACAAGAGGCAGAATCCCACCATGTTCGCCTGGGAAATCAGGGACAGGCTGCTGGCGGAGGGAGTGTGTGACAGCGACACGGTGCCCAGCGTGAGCTCCATTAACAG aATAATTCGAACAAAGGTCCAGCAGCCATTCAATCTGCCTCTGGATGGAAAAGGCCTGAGTCCAGGGCAAACCTTAA tCCCGAGTTCAGCAGTCACCCCTCCCGAGTCTCCACATTCAGACTCTTTGGGCTCCACCTACTCCATCAGTGGCTTGTTGGGAATCCCCCAACCCAGTGCCGAGGGCAAGAGGAGCCACGATGATA gtGATCAGGAGAGTTGTCGACACAGCGTGGACTCTCAGGGGAGCGGAGGCGTCCCGAGGAAACAGATGAGAGTGGATCACTTCTCACCCGCTCCACATCTGGACTGTGGGTTTGATCGTCACCACTATCCCCCAGACTCCTTTGGCTCTGCCTCCAGCAGTAAGACAGAGCAG ACTTTGTACCCACTGTCCCTCATTAATGGCAGCCTAGATGAAGCCAAGACCAGCCTCTCAACATCCAGCTCCGCCATTGGACGGAATCTGACTGCGCACCAGAGCTACGCCATGGTGACTG AGCCCCTACAGTCCCTGCCGCTCTGTCTAAAACAGGAAATGTCCCCAGAAGTGACCAGCACAAGCCCCTCCCCAAACATGGCAGTGTCCAACCTGGCATTCGTGGAGTTGCAGGCGCTGCAGAAGCCTGTTtctgtcagcggcagctgcaaCAACTCCAACCATTTCCCCAATGCCTTCAACTCATTCTCCCATCATGCCCCGGTGTACGGGCAGTTCAGCAGTCAGTCTATCATCTCAG gGCGTGACATGGTGAGCTCCACCCTGCCTGGCTACCCACCTCACATCCCCTCCCCTGCCCAGTCGGGATACTCCACCTCTGCCATCACCGGCATGGTAGCAG CAGGCACAGATTATTCGGGTCAGACCTACAGCCATTCGCCCTACACCTCCTACAGTGAAGCCTGGAGGTTCACCAACTCGAGCATACTGG GTTCACCCTATTACTACAGCACGGCCTCCCGCACCGCCCCACCGTCTGCAGCCGCCTACGACCACCTTTAG
- the pax8 gene encoding paired box protein Pax-8 isoform X2: MSNNAGRGGMFVNGRPLPEVIRQRIVDMAHQGVRPCDISRQLRVSHGCVSKILGRYYETGSIKPGVIGGSKPKVATPKVVDKIADYKRQNPTMFAWEIRDRLLAEGVCDSDTVPSVSSINRIIRTKVQQPFNLPLDGKGLSPGQTLIPSSAVTPPESPHSDSLGSTYSISGLLGIPQPSAEGKRSHDDSDQESCRHSVDSQGSGGVPRKQMRVDHFSPAPHLDCGFDRHHYPPDSFGSASSSKTEQTLYPLSLINGSLDEAKTSLSTSSSAIGRNLTAHQSYAMVTEPLQSLPLCLKQEMSPEVTSTSPSPNMAVSNLAFVELQALQKPVSVSGSCNNSNHFPNAFNSFSHHAPVYGQFSSQSIISGRDMVSSTLPGYPPHIPSPAQSGYSTSAITGMVAAGTDYSGQTYSHSPYTSYSEAWRFTNSSILGSPYYYSTASRTAPPSAAAYDHL; the protein is encoded by the exons GTGGAATGTTTGTTAATGGACGTCCACTTCCGGAGGTAATCCGGCAACGCATTGTAGACATGGCCCACCAAGGGGTTCGGCCTTGTGACATCTCCCGGCAGCTCCGAGTCAGCCACGGCTGCGTCAGCAAGATCCTGGGACG TTACTACGAGACAGGCAGCATCAAGCCTGGCGTGATCGGGGGTTCCAAGCCCAAGGTGGCCACCCCAAAGGTTGTGGATAAAATCGCAGATTACAAGAGGCAGAATCCCACCATGTTCGCCTGGGAAATCAGGGACAGGCTGCTGGCGGAGGGAGTGTGTGACAGCGACACGGTGCCCAGCGTGAGCTCCATTAACAG aATAATTCGAACAAAGGTCCAGCAGCCATTCAATCTGCCTCTGGATGGAAAAGGCCTGAGTCCAGGGCAAACCTTAA tCCCGAGTTCAGCAGTCACCCCTCCCGAGTCTCCACATTCAGACTCTTTGGGCTCCACCTACTCCATCAGTGGCTTGTTGGGAATCCCCCAACCCAGTGCCGAGGGCAAGAGGAGCCACGATGATA gtGATCAGGAGAGTTGTCGACACAGCGTGGACTCTCAGGGGAGCGGAGGCGTCCCGAGGAAACAGATGAGAGTGGATCACTTCTCACCCGCTCCACATCTGGACTGTGGGTTTGATCGTCACCACTATCCCCCAGACTCCTTTGGCTCTGCCTCCAGCAGTAAGACAGAGCAG ACTTTGTACCCACTGTCCCTCATTAATGGCAGCCTAGATGAAGCCAAGACCAGCCTCTCAACATCCAGCTCCGCCATTGGACGGAATCTGACTGCGCACCAGAGCTACGCCATGGTGACTG AGCCCCTACAGTCCCTGCCGCTCTGTCTAAAACAGGAAATGTCCCCAGAAGTGACCAGCACAAGCCCCTCCCCAAACATGGCAGTGTCCAACCTGGCATTCGTGGAGTTGCAGGCGCTGCAGAAGCCTGTTtctgtcagcggcagctgcaaCAACTCCAACCATTTCCCCAATGCCTTCAACTCATTCTCCCATCATGCCCCGGTGTACGGGCAGTTCAGCAGTCAGTCTATCATCTCAG gGCGTGACATGGTGAGCTCCACCCTGCCTGGCTACCCACCTCACATCCCCTCCCCTGCCCAGTCGGGATACTCCACCTCTGCCATCACCGGCATGGTAGCAG CAGGCACAGATTATTCGGGTCAGACCTACAGCCATTCGCCCTACACCTCCTACAGTGAAGCCTGGAGGTTCACCAACTCGAGCATACTGG GTTCACCCTATTACTACAGCACGGCCTCCCGCACCGCCCCACCGTCTGCAGCCGCCTACGACCACCTTTAG
- the pax8 gene encoding paired box protein Pax-8 isoform X3 has protein sequence MFVNGRPLPEVIRQRIVDMAHQGVRPCDISRQLRVSHGCVSKILGRYYETGSIKPGVIGGSKPKVATPKVVDKIADYKRQNPTMFAWEIRDRLLAEGVCDSDTVPSVSSINRIIRTKVQQPFNLPLDGKGLSPGQTLIPSSAVTPPESPHSDSLGSTYSISGLLGIPQPSAEGKRSHDDSDQESCRHSVDSQGSGGVPRKQMRVDHFSPAPHLDCGFDRHHYPPDSFGSASSSKTEQTLYPLSLINGSLDEAKTSLSTSSSAIGRNLTAHQSYAMVTEPLQSLPLCLKQEMSPEVTSTSPSPNMAVSNLAFVELQALQKPVSVSGSCNNSNHFPNAFNSFSHHAPVYGQFSSQSIISGRDMVSSTLPGYPPHIPSPAQSGYSTSAITGMVAAGTDYSGQTYSHSPYTSYSEAWRFTNSSILGSPYYYSTASRTAPPSAAAYDHL, from the exons ATGTTTGTTAATGGACGTCCACTTCCGGAGGTAATCCGGCAACGCATTGTAGACATGGCCCACCAAGGGGTTCGGCCTTGTGACATCTCCCGGCAGCTCCGAGTCAGCCACGGCTGCGTCAGCAAGATCCTGGGACG TTACTACGAGACAGGCAGCATCAAGCCTGGCGTGATCGGGGGTTCCAAGCCCAAGGTGGCCACCCCAAAGGTTGTGGATAAAATCGCAGATTACAAGAGGCAGAATCCCACCATGTTCGCCTGGGAAATCAGGGACAGGCTGCTGGCGGAGGGAGTGTGTGACAGCGACACGGTGCCCAGCGTGAGCTCCATTAACAG aATAATTCGAACAAAGGTCCAGCAGCCATTCAATCTGCCTCTGGATGGAAAAGGCCTGAGTCCAGGGCAAACCTTAA tCCCGAGTTCAGCAGTCACCCCTCCCGAGTCTCCACATTCAGACTCTTTGGGCTCCACCTACTCCATCAGTGGCTTGTTGGGAATCCCCCAACCCAGTGCCGAGGGCAAGAGGAGCCACGATGATA gtGATCAGGAGAGTTGTCGACACAGCGTGGACTCTCAGGGGAGCGGAGGCGTCCCGAGGAAACAGATGAGAGTGGATCACTTCTCACCCGCTCCACATCTGGACTGTGGGTTTGATCGTCACCACTATCCCCCAGACTCCTTTGGCTCTGCCTCCAGCAGTAAGACAGAGCAG ACTTTGTACCCACTGTCCCTCATTAATGGCAGCCTAGATGAAGCCAAGACCAGCCTCTCAACATCCAGCTCCGCCATTGGACGGAATCTGACTGCGCACCAGAGCTACGCCATGGTGACTG AGCCCCTACAGTCCCTGCCGCTCTGTCTAAAACAGGAAATGTCCCCAGAAGTGACCAGCACAAGCCCCTCCCCAAACATGGCAGTGTCCAACCTGGCATTCGTGGAGTTGCAGGCGCTGCAGAAGCCTGTTtctgtcagcggcagctgcaaCAACTCCAACCATTTCCCCAATGCCTTCAACTCATTCTCCCATCATGCCCCGGTGTACGGGCAGTTCAGCAGTCAGTCTATCATCTCAG gGCGTGACATGGTGAGCTCCACCCTGCCTGGCTACCCACCTCACATCCCCTCCCCTGCCCAGTCGGGATACTCCACCTCTGCCATCACCGGCATGGTAGCAG CAGGCACAGATTATTCGGGTCAGACCTACAGCCATTCGCCCTACACCTCCTACAGTGAAGCCTGGAGGTTCACCAACTCGAGCATACTGG GTTCACCCTATTACTACAGCACGGCCTCCCGCACCGCCCCACCGTCTGCAGCCGCCTACGACCACCTTTAG